A stretch of Triticum aestivum cultivar Chinese Spring chromosome 1D, IWGSC CS RefSeq v2.1, whole genome shotgun sequence DNA encodes these proteins:
- the LOC123166865 gene encoding RING-H2 finger protein ATL39-like — translation MSSRSPSSSSWAAPPGRSMATEAREEATAGGCLPADQSCFALSAGPPYPSRRAAAAARACCTTTSYIVVLSISFGSLLAILLILCVIRWYLVHRSARQQQEEATAAVTDAAPGMAKKRSAGLDADAIAALPEFVYRKDGGVGEEEEEDAAECAVCLAVMVDGEAARRLPRCMHVFHRSCVDVWLREHSTCPVCRAEVVIRPAGGECAGKEHVGSTSRAVTSPPPREQVLDDGERDLEAQ, via the coding sequence ATGTCGTCGCGATCACCGTCGTCGTCGTCTTGGGCCGCACCCCCCGGGCGCTCCATGGCCACCGAGGCACGCGAGGAGGCCACTGCCGGTGGTTGCCTCCCCGCGGACCAGTCCTGCTTTGCGCTCTCAGCGGGCCCACCCTATCCCTCGCGTCGTGCCGCTGCCGCCGCGCGAGCCTGCTGCACGACCACCTCCTACATCGTCGTTCTGAGCATCAGCTTCGGCTCCCTCCTCGCCATACTGCTCATCCTGTGTGTGATCCGGTGGTACCTCGTGCACCGCTCCGCGCGCCAGCAGCAGGAGGAGGCCACGGCTGCGGTCACCGATGCGGCCCCGGGAATGGCCAAGAAGCGGTCGGCGGGGCTGGACGCGGACGCCATCGCAGCGCTGCCTGAGTTTGTGTACCGGAAGGACGGCGGcgtcggcgaggaggaggaggaggacgccgcAGAATGCGCCGTATGCTTGGCCGTGATGGTCgacggggaggcggcgcggcggctgccCAGGTGCATGCACGTGTTCCACCGGAGCTGCGTTGACGTCTGGTTGAGGGAGCACTCGACATGCCCGGTCTGCCGAGCTGAGGTGGTCATCAGGCCGGCCGGAGGAGAGTGCGCCGGGAAGGAACATGTGGGCAGCACGTCACGGGCTGTCACGTCACCGCCGCCGCGGGAGCAGGTACTGGACGACGGGGAGAGGGACCTGGAGGCGCAGTAG